A window from Pseudomonas sp. Tri1 encodes these proteins:
- a CDS encoding ABC transporter substrate-binding protein, giving the protein MNTKPIHKILWRLAGCVTGLAMVAANPAQAADGGIASGPTASYSIAFSNSYAGSDFRKVMVRNWQEIAAQAQKDGLIREAPVVSANNSASEQAAHIQEMIVKGVNAIVILAASDTALNGVIRDACNAGIVVVVMASLVTERCVYTVDYNWSAMGRVEVDYIAERLKGNGTLLEIRGIAGDATDKNISDGIRKAASDYPGLKFAKTVYGNWTASVARKEVALALPSLPSIDAVATQGGDGYGAAMAFKAAGRPLPIIVMGNRQDELALWKQERDANGYETVSVSASPSVSQVGFWVAQQILAGKQVPKFVEVPLVRIDGKDLDTWLATMPVGGAANPPYSQASVAAMIDAGINNTAAPAPLPEVTKQ; this is encoded by the coding sequence ATGAACACTAAACCAATCCATAAAATCTTGTGGCGCTTGGCCGGCTGCGTGACCGGGCTGGCGATGGTTGCCGCCAATCCAGCCCAAGCTGCCGACGGCGGCATCGCCAGCGGCCCTACCGCAAGCTATAGCATTGCCTTCAGCAACTCCTACGCGGGCAGCGATTTTCGCAAGGTGATGGTGCGCAACTGGCAGGAGATTGCGGCCCAGGCGCAAAAGGATGGCTTGATCCGGGAGGCCCCGGTGGTGAGCGCGAACAACTCGGCGTCGGAACAAGCGGCCCATATCCAGGAGATGATCGTCAAGGGCGTGAACGCCATCGTCATCCTGGCCGCGTCCGACACGGCCCTCAACGGAGTGATCCGCGATGCCTGTAACGCGGGCATCGTGGTCGTGGTCATGGCCAGCCTGGTCACCGAACGCTGTGTCTATACCGTGGACTACAACTGGTCCGCCATGGGCCGCGTGGAAGTGGACTATATCGCCGAGCGCCTCAAGGGCAACGGAACGCTGCTAGAGATCCGTGGCATTGCCGGCGATGCCACCGATAAAAACATCAGCGACGGCATTCGCAAGGCCGCCAGCGACTATCCGGGCCTGAAGTTCGCCAAGACCGTGTACGGGAACTGGACGGCTTCTGTGGCACGCAAGGAGGTGGCGCTGGCGCTGCCGTCGCTGCCCAGCATTGATGCCGTGGCTACTCAGGGCGGCGATGGTTATGGCGCGGCCATGGCGTTCAAGGCGGCGGGACGCCCTTTGCCGATCATCGTGATGGGGAATCGTCAGGACGAACTCGCCCTGTGGAAACAGGAGCGCGATGCCAATGGCTATGAGACCGTCTCGGTCTCCGCCTCTCCGAGCGTGTCCCAGGTAGGCTTTTGGGTGGCCCAGCAGATCCTGGCGGGCAAGCAGGTGCCGAAGTTCGTCGAAGTGCCGCTGGTGCGTATCGATGGGAAAGATCTGGATACCTGGCTCGCCACGATGCCGGTGGGCGGCGCCGCCAATCCTCCCTACAGCCAGGCTTCCGTGGCGGCGATGATCGACGCGGGCATCAACAACACGGCGGCGCCGGCGCCTTTGCCGGAGGTTACGAAGCAGTAG